GTGTGCAGGACGTCGCCTTTCTGCGCCGGCGCGAACTCCACCCTGGCCGGCCGGCCGATGATCTCGTCCAGCAAGGCGATGACATCGCGCACCGTCACCCGCGAGCCGCCGCCGATGTTATAGACCTCGCCGGGCCGGCCGCGGCCGGCGGCCAGCAAATTGGCCTCCACGATATCCCCGACAAAGGTGAAATCACGCGTCTGCATGCCGTCCCCGTAGATCATCAGCGGCGCATCGGTCAGCATGGCGCGGATGAAGCGGTGAAAGGCCATATCGGGGCGCTGGCGGGGGCCGTAGACGGTGAAATAGCGCAGGGATACCGCCGGCACGTCGTAGGCCCGCGCGTAGAGCCGGCAGAGGTGCTCGCCGGCCAGCTTGGTCACGCCGTAGGGCGAAATGGGCTGGGGCAGGAAATCCTCGCGCGTAGGATAACGCTCGGCATCGCCGTACACCGAGGAACTGGAGGCATAGATGAAGGCCTGCAGGGTCGGGGAACCTTTGGC
The window above is part of the Anaerolineae bacterium genome. Proteins encoded here:
- a CDS encoding GDP-mannose 4,6-dehydratase, yielding MPKRCLVTGCAGFIGSHLAERLIQLGHTVVGIDNFSDFYPRAVKEGNLAWLKGQPAFTFVEGDLAQMDLAPWLEGVEWAFHQAAQAGVRSSWGNDFAIYTQSNVLATQRLLEAAKGSPTLQAFIYASSSSVYGDAERYPTREDFLPQPISPYGVTKLAGEHLCRLYARAYDVPAVSLRYFTVYGPRQRPDMAFHRFIRAMLTDAPLMIYGDGMQTRDFTFVGDIVEANLLAAGRGRPGEVYNIGGGSRVTVRDVIALLDEIIGRPARVEFAPAQKGDVLHTAADIRKAARELGYQPKYSLREGLAQEVAWLEGRLASQRDQLGRA